The Agromyces marinus genome window below encodes:
- a CDS encoding ABC transporter ATP-binding protein has product MTTDHLTETPAGLAAEGVRLGYDGRTVVDGLDLRIPPGRITVIVGPNACGKSTLLRGLARLHPVEGGRVSLDGADVARMPRRELARRVGVLPQSSIAPDGVRVADLVGRGRFPHQGWFGRHSSDDDEVVAEALAATGVADLADRPVEELSGGQRQRVWIAMVLAQQTGIVLLDEPTTFLDVSHQLELLDLLTSLNRERGTTVVMVLHELNLAARYADHLVVMSAGRIIAEGEPGAVLTQDTIRDAFGLDARVIPDPVSGSPLVVPVGRFHASAV; this is encoded by the coding sequence ATGACGACCGACCACCTCACCGAGACCCCGGCGGGACTCGCCGCCGAGGGCGTGCGCCTCGGCTACGACGGCAGAACGGTCGTCGACGGGCTCGACCTGCGCATCCCGCCCGGCCGGATCACGGTCATCGTCGGCCCGAACGCGTGCGGGAAGTCGACGCTGCTGCGCGGGCTGGCCCGGCTGCACCCGGTCGAGGGCGGCCGGGTGAGCCTCGACGGAGCGGATGTCGCGCGGATGCCGCGTCGCGAGCTGGCCCGCCGGGTCGGGGTGCTGCCGCAGTCGTCGATCGCCCCCGACGGGGTTCGCGTGGCCGACCTCGTGGGCCGTGGCCGGTTCCCGCATCAGGGCTGGTTCGGGCGGCATTCGAGCGATGACGACGAGGTCGTCGCCGAGGCGCTCGCGGCGACCGGCGTGGCCGACCTGGCCGACCGACCGGTCGAGGAGCTCTCGGGCGGTCAGCGCCAGCGGGTGTGGATCGCGATGGTGCTCGCGCAGCAGACCGGGATCGTGCTGCTCGACGAGCCGACGACGTTCCTCGACGTCAGCCACCAGCTGGAGCTGCTCGACCTGCTGACGAGCCTGAATCGGGAGCGGGGGACGACGGTCGTGATGGTGCTGCACGAGCTCAACCTCGCGGCTCGGTACGCGGATCACCTCGTGGTGATGTCGGCCGGTCGGATCATCGCCGAGGGAGAGCCTGGGGCCGTGCTCACGCAGGACACGATCCGGGATGCGTTCGGCCTCGACGCCCGCGTCATCCCGGACCCCGTGTCGGGGTCGCCGCTCGTGGTCCCGGTCGGGCGGTTCCACGCGTCGGCCGTGTGA
- a CDS encoding GNAT family N-acetyltransferase produces the protein MLEEEYQPRRVLPGHLRTPEPPEAPFAFEVRAARPADLPSVREIYNHYVANSTVTFDEDAMSLREWKQKYAYLHRLGMPFLVAESPTGQVLGYALVTPWKQKRAYRYTVENSIYLGPAASGKGLGRALLGALVDASRQAGMKEMIAVIADQGAESSIALHEKFGFHEIGRMGRVGFKFDRWLGTVLLQKTLK, from the coding sequence GGTGCTTCCCGGCCACCTGCGAACTCCGGAGCCGCCCGAGGCGCCGTTCGCGTTCGAGGTCCGGGCCGCGCGTCCGGCCGACCTGCCGTCGGTCCGCGAGATCTACAACCACTACGTGGCCAACTCGACCGTCACCTTCGACGAGGACGCCATGAGCCTGCGCGAGTGGAAGCAGAAGTACGCCTACCTGCACCGGCTCGGCATGCCGTTCCTGGTGGCCGAGTCGCCGACCGGGCAGGTGCTCGGGTACGCCCTGGTGACTCCGTGGAAGCAGAAGCGCGCCTACCGGTACACGGTCGAGAACTCGATCTACCTCGGCCCCGCGGCATCCGGGAAGGGGCTCGGCCGAGCGCTGCTCGGCGCCCTCGTCGACGCGTCGAGGCAGGCGGGCATGAAGGAGATGATCGCGGTCATCGCCGACCAGGGGGCGGAGTCCTCGATCGCGCTGCACGAGAAGTTCGGGTTCCACGAGATCGGGCGCATGGGGCGCGTCGGGTTCAAGTTCGACCGGTGGCTCGGCACCGTCCTGCTGCAGAAGACCCTGAAGTAG
- a CDS encoding siderophore-interacting protein — translation MLTSPAAADAPARPRPPYRGFDVTVARVQRLTPHFTRVTFTGDDLVDFGTAGLDQRVKVVMPLPGSGFAHFPDGADWYAKWRDLPAEHRNPFRTYTVRGIRPHLLEVDVDFALHGDVGPGSTWAGRAEPGDRIVLIGPDSRSPESNVGIDWRPGVVDTVLLAGDETAAPAICAILESLPADASGAAVIEIPSADDVLEVAAPAGIEVRWLARDEDAAHGERLIPAVRDWVARTCWLRDCADPASASAERVRLTLDELERAADADGILWDVPEGTSLDGDCYAWLAGEASAITALRRFLVREAGLDRRQVAFMGYWRQGRAELA, via the coding sequence ATGCTTACCTCACCTGCCGCGGCCGACGCCCCCGCGCGTCCTCGGCCTCCGTACCGCGGCTTCGACGTCACCGTCGCCCGGGTGCAGCGGCTCACGCCGCACTTCACGCGCGTGACCTTCACGGGCGACGACCTCGTCGACTTCGGCACCGCCGGGCTCGACCAGCGCGTCAAGGTCGTGATGCCGCTGCCCGGGTCCGGCTTCGCGCACTTCCCCGACGGAGCCGACTGGTACGCGAAGTGGCGCGACCTGCCGGCAGAGCACCGCAACCCCTTCCGCACCTACACGGTCCGCGGCATCCGACCGCACCTGCTCGAGGTCGACGTCGACTTCGCACTGCACGGCGACGTCGGCCCCGGCTCGACCTGGGCCGGTCGTGCGGAACCCGGCGACCGGATCGTCCTGATCGGCCCCGACTCGCGCAGTCCCGAGAGCAACGTCGGCATCGACTGGCGCCCCGGCGTCGTCGACACCGTCCTGCTCGCGGGCGACGAGACCGCGGCGCCGGCGATCTGCGCGATCCTCGAGTCCCTGCCCGCCGACGCCTCCGGCGCGGCCGTCATCGAGATCCCGAGCGCCGACGACGTGCTCGAGGTCGCCGCCCCCGCGGGCATCGAGGTCCGCTGGCTCGCGCGCGACGAGGACGCCGCGCACGGCGAGCGCCTCATCCCCGCGGTGCGCGACTGGGTCGCCCGCACCTGCTGGCTGCGCGACTGCGCCGACCCCGCGTCGGCGTCCGCCGAGCGCGTCCGCCTCACGCTCGACGAACTCGAACGCGCGGCGGACGCCGACGGCATCCTCTGGGACGTCCCCGAGGGCACCAGCCTCGACGGCGACTGCTACGCGTGGCTCGCGGGCGAGGCATCCGCCATCACCGCGCTGCGCAGGTTCCTCGTGCGCGAGGCCGGACTCGACCGCCGACAGGTCGCGTTCATGGGCTACTGGCGGCAGGGCCGCGCCGAACTCGCGTGA
- a CDS encoding FecCD family ABC transporter permease, which produces MSTTRMGVSATDAPPIAGAARVGAAPVGAAPVGAAPTGAAPTGAASRVGTRAGSASSSAAARSRPRALRGILVLGASLVVLAVVVLASLALGVRGIDVSEVWRALTAPDLTDPDQAVIVQLRVPRTVIGLAAGVALGLAGTLIQGVTRNPIADPGLLGVNSGASLAVVLGISLLGITAPLQFIWLAFAGAAIAAVVVFAIGGARPVRLALVGAAVTALLTPLIALVLLRDTEAFNQYRFWAVGSLTGRDLSTIAALWPFLAVGVVLAVALAHRFNLLALGDDVAGALGQRVGVTRAVSGLAIVLLSGTAVALAGPIALVGLVVPHAARRLVGSDYRWITAAALLFGPVMLLTADVIGRLIVPNAELEAGVVAAFLGAPVLIAIARSRRVAGL; this is translated from the coding sequence GTGAGCACCACGCGGATGGGCGTCTCGGCGACGGATGCGCCGCCGATCGCCGGCGCCGCACGGGTCGGCGCGGCACCGGTCGGCGCGGCGCCGGTCGGCGCGGCGCCGACCGGCGCGGCGCCGACCGGCGCGGCATCGCGCGTCGGCACCCGTGCCGGGTCCGCGTCGTCGTCGGCCGCAGCGCGCTCGCGACCCCGCGCACTGCGCGGGATCCTCGTGCTCGGCGCGAGCCTGGTCGTCCTCGCGGTCGTCGTCCTGGCGAGCCTCGCGCTCGGCGTGCGCGGCATCGACGTCTCGGAGGTCTGGCGGGCGCTCACCGCGCCCGACCTGACCGACCCCGACCAGGCGGTCATCGTGCAGCTGCGCGTGCCGCGCACCGTCATCGGCCTGGCGGCCGGCGTCGCACTCGGGCTCGCGGGAACGCTCATCCAGGGCGTCACCCGGAACCCGATCGCCGACCCCGGCCTGCTCGGGGTCAACTCCGGGGCCTCGCTCGCGGTCGTCCTCGGCATCTCGCTTCTGGGCATCACCGCGCCCCTGCAGTTCATCTGGCTCGCCTTCGCGGGCGCCGCGATCGCCGCCGTCGTCGTCTTCGCGATCGGCGGTGCCCGACCGGTCCGGCTCGCGCTCGTCGGCGCCGCGGTCACGGCACTCCTGACCCCGCTCATCGCGCTCGTGCTGCTGCGCGACACCGAGGCGTTCAACCAGTACCGCTTCTGGGCGGTCGGATCGCTCACCGGCCGAGACCTGTCGACCATCGCCGCCCTGTGGCCCTTCCTGGCGGTGGGGGTCGTGCTCGCGGTCGCGCTCGCCCACCGGTTCAACCTGCTCGCGCTCGGCGACGACGTCGCGGGCGCGCTCGGGCAGCGCGTCGGCGTGACGCGCGCCGTCAGCGGCCTCGCCATCGTGCTGCTCTCGGGCACGGCGGTCGCGCTCGCCGGCCCCATCGCCCTCGTCGGCCTCGTCGTGCCGCACGCCGCGCGCCGCCTCGTCGGCAGCGACTACCGCTGGATCACGGCCGCGGCCCTGCTGTTCGGCCCCGTCATGCTGCTCACCGCCGACGTCATCGGCCGCCTGATCGTGCCGAACGCCGAACTCGAGGCCGGGGTCGTCGCCGCGTTCCTCGGCGCCCCCGTGCTCATCGCGATCGCCCGGAGCCGACGGGTGGCCGGGCTGTGA
- a CDS encoding FecCD family ABC transporter permease encodes MTGFAEVADVADLADVAEVRRGTRRRNALVVGTAVAVALAVGLATLSLGAAGVTPDRVLAVLLGGGDRLDRFVVLELRMPRIVAALLVGVAFALAGAVFQSTLRNPLASPDILGISAGASLGAVWAILVLGAGGVVVAGYAFGGGLAVAVVIWFAAWRQGLHGVRFVLVGVGMAYLCGSTVSWLLARSDVREAQAALHWTVGSVADVRGDELVVLAVGVALCALALAVATRALGPLALGDDHALALGVRADAARVVLLLVAVALVALATSVAGPVAFVALIAPAVARRLVGGGGAAVAAAAAIGAVLTLGADVIGQFAIPGFSAPLGIVTGVIGAPYLLWLLARTERTRA; translated from the coding sequence GTGACGGGGTTCGCCGAGGTCGCCGACGTCGCGGACCTCGCGGACGTCGCGGAGGTCCGGCGGGGGACCCGGCGACGCAACGCGCTCGTGGTCGGCACGGCTGTCGCGGTGGCGCTCGCCGTCGGGCTCGCGACCCTCTCGCTCGGCGCGGCCGGGGTGACCCCGGACCGCGTGCTCGCGGTGCTGCTCGGCGGCGGCGACCGGCTCGACCGGTTCGTCGTCCTCGAACTGCGGATGCCGCGCATCGTGGCCGCGCTGCTCGTGGGCGTCGCGTTCGCGCTCGCAGGCGCGGTCTTCCAGTCGACGCTGCGCAACCCGCTCGCGAGCCCCGACATCCTCGGCATCTCGGCGGGCGCGAGCCTCGGAGCCGTGTGGGCGATCCTCGTGCTCGGCGCGGGCGGCGTCGTCGTCGCCGGGTACGCGTTCGGCGGCGGGCTCGCGGTCGCGGTCGTGATCTGGTTCGCGGCGTGGCGGCAGGGCCTGCACGGCGTGCGGTTCGTGCTCGTCGGCGTCGGCATGGCCTACCTGTGCGGGTCGACCGTGTCGTGGCTGCTCGCGCGCAGCGACGTGCGCGAGGCGCAGGCCGCGCTGCACTGGACCGTCGGCAGCGTCGCGGACGTCCGCGGCGACGAACTCGTCGTGCTCGCCGTCGGGGTCGCGCTGTGCGCGCTCGCGCTCGCGGTCGCGACGCGTGCGCTCGGTCCGCTCGCGCTCGGCGACGACCATGCGCTCGCGCTCGGCGTGCGCGCCGACGCCGCCCGGGTCGTGCTGCTGCTGGTCGCCGTGGCGCTCGTGGCGCTCGCGACCTCGGTCGCCGGACCGGTCGCGTTCGTGGCGCTCATCGCGCCCGCCGTCGCTCGGCGTCTCGTCGGCGGCGGGGGTGCCGCGGTCGCGGCCGCGGCGGCGATCGGCGCGGTGCTCACGCTCGGCGCCGACGTGATCGGCCAGTTCGCGATCCCCGGCTTCAGCGCACCGCTCGGCATCGTGACCGGCGTGATCGGCGCTCCGTACCTGTTGTGGCTGCTCGCCCGTACCGAGAGGACCCGAGCATGA
- a CDS encoding amidase: protein MAESTPELHEYTALELHQSLQRGEVGPVEATTHYLDRIARLDAEVGAFAHVSADQALERARHVEREVPRAAPLWGMPLADKDLHPRAGVPAGFGSRAFEGFEPDESDDLVRAVDAAGAVSLGKTATPEFGLPSYTEPAAGRPTRNPWDLALGAGGSSGGAAAAVAAGMLPFAPGSDGGGSIRIPAASCGLVGVKPSRGRVPSGSGIDRLGGLGVVGPIARTVADAALLLDGMIAPVGYPPRHPFAVRAPGDDGPFLGAAIRGEGRFQVGVALDTPWDEFTDIRVDPAPRKALDLAIELLDRLGHGVEDVPDSPAPEYPAAFRTIWQAGAATIPVEVGSLDRLEPLTQWLVARGRERTAGELADALAVLSAFERRTIERFAPFDAVLTPALAMTPRPVGWYDPVDAEENFAQQVRFTPFTSFVNVAGLPALTLPVHDTDEGVPVGVQLIGRPGGEAVLFALAAQLERALRRGRRRPPVW, encoded by the coding sequence GTGGCCGAATCGACCCCGGAGTTGCACGAGTACACCGCCCTCGAACTGCACCAGTCGCTGCAACGGGGGGAGGTGGGCCCCGTCGAGGCGACCACCCACTACCTCGATCGCATCGCACGCCTCGATGCCGAGGTCGGGGCGTTCGCCCACGTGTCGGCCGATCAGGCCCTCGAGCGTGCGAGGCACGTCGAGCGGGAGGTGCCGCGTGCGGCGCCGCTGTGGGGCATGCCGCTGGCGGACAAGGACCTGCACCCGCGCGCCGGGGTCCCGGCCGGGTTCGGCTCGCGCGCCTTCGAGGGGTTCGAGCCCGACGAGTCCGACGACCTCGTGCGGGCGGTCGATGCCGCCGGAGCGGTGAGCCTCGGCAAGACCGCGACGCCCGAGTTCGGGCTGCCCTCGTACACCGAGCCGGCCGCCGGGCGCCCGACCCGCAACCCGTGGGACCTCGCGCTCGGCGCCGGAGGCTCGAGCGGCGGTGCGGCCGCTGCGGTCGCCGCCGGGATGCTCCCGTTCGCACCCGGGAGCGACGGCGGCGGGTCCATCCGGATCCCGGCCGCCTCGTGCGGACTCGTCGGCGTGAAGCCGTCGCGCGGCAGGGTGCCTTCGGGTTCGGGGATCGACCGCCTCGGCGGGCTCGGGGTCGTCGGGCCCATCGCGCGCACCGTCGCCGACGCCGCGCTGCTGCTCGACGGCATGATCGCGCCCGTCGGGTACCCGCCGCGGCATCCGTTCGCGGTGCGCGCGCCCGGTGACGACGGGCCGTTCCTCGGCGCGGCGATCCGCGGCGAGGGGCGCTTCCAGGTCGGGGTGGCGCTGGACACGCCGTGGGACGAGTTCACCGACATCCGCGTCGATCCGGCGCCGCGGAAGGCGCTCGACCTCGCGATCGAGCTGCTGGACCGCCTCGGGCACGGGGTCGAGGACGTACCCGACTCGCCTGCCCCGGAGTACCCGGCGGCGTTCCGGACGATCTGGCAGGCCGGCGCCGCGACGATCCCGGTCGAGGTCGGCAGCCTCGACCGGCTCGAGCCGCTGACGCAATGGCTCGTGGCGCGGGGCCGCGAGCGCACGGCGGGAGAACTCGCCGACGCGCTCGCGGTGCTCTCGGCGTTCGAGCGTCGCACGATCGAGCGATTCGCGCCGTTCGATGCCGTCCTCACGCCGGCGCTCGCGATGACCCCGCGTCCGGTCGGCTGGTACGACCCGGTCGACGCGGAGGAGAACTTCGCGCAGCAGGTTCGGTTCACGCCGTTCACCTCGTTCGTGAACGTCGCGGGGCTGCCCGCGCTCACCCTTCCGGTGCACGACACCGACGAGGGGGTGCCCGTGGGCGTGCAGCTGATCGGGCGCCCGGGCGGCGAGGCCGTGCTGTTCGCGCTCGCGGCGCAACTCGAGCGCGCGCTGCGCCGGGGCAGGCGGCGTCCTCCGGTGTGGTGA